The following DNA comes from Cyprinus carpio isolate SPL01 chromosome A4, ASM1834038v1, whole genome shotgun sequence.
CACTGTGTGAAACTTTCCCATGAGAACAGCTCAGAAAACAAAGTCCTGCCTGTTTCTGTACACCCGTCACAAAATAACCAGCATAGTATCCCAACAACAGTGTTCTGCAAATGATGCAAGAAGAAATATGAACGAATTATGACAATTAAACCTCAGAAAGTCTCTAGCTCTAAGCGGATTTCctttcctggaaaaaaaaattaagtctttCTCATCTCTATTTCACACAGTAATTCAAATGGCATTATTAGAGTGCTGCTCGCAGCAACTTTTTCcattataaacaaatacaaaataaaacaaattcctgCTTTAAAAATCCTTACTGAAGACCAACTGAGGGAGGAGGGGTTGTGGGAACAGTGTGCTTGAGGCCAACCcgcagtgacctctgacccctcgACTGCTACAGATGCTCCCTGACTGACCCAGTGGGCGGAGCCCCTGCCTGTCACTCACATTTGTACACGCCCCCTTCAGGAAGGCACGATTCAATGcctcttttttgtcttctttgtTAGTGTGCACCTTTAAATATGCActgtataaatacacatacacacacaaaggcCATCTGAGTATGGGAGAAGTGAGGGCACTTTCAATGGGAACACGAAATTAAAAGTGGGGGGTTGAAGTCAGAACAATCTGATTGTATGTCGAGTCTTATTATTAGTCTAGGTGCTCCTTTCTGTGAAGCTTCAATTATGGCGGCGGCAGTATATTAATAGATAAACCACTTGAGCAGGTATAGCTAAGAATCTGTCATATTGCTTTTGATGTTTGGGAACAGGGGCCTTTACACTGGAAATGTACAATTCAATGGACAAAAACATCAGACTTCAGTCTCAAAAGACTTTCAAAGTGGTCCGCATTTACAGTTGACGATAACTCCTTAGTCGTCTCGAAATAAAGCAACCGTCCCTGCggatataaatacaattttacaattgAGTGCTCGGTTGATTTCCCTGCCTGTGTCTTTCAGTTACGGTCCTTCTCCCATTGCTCAACCTTGTTGAACAAGCTCGGAACGTGTGCGCAACTGCGTATGTGTGTTTACTGCAGTTTTAGGTAGCTGGGAATGGAGTAGTTGAACATAAGAAAGTCCAGTTTGTAAAGCTGGTACAGCTGGCCTTGCTGCTGGGAGCTGATGTTGTTGAAAAACATGGCTGCCATTTGGTCGGTGGTACGGGTGGATTTGGCAAACGACGGGAAGCGCAAGGAGTCACCCACCCCTGCCAGTTTGAGCACATAGTTGGCGTCCTCCTCCAGAGTCTCATACTTGCCCACTAAATCGTAGTGGATGTGGCAGGGGTGGCAGAGTGAGTAGACGGTCTGCCAGTGTTCGTTGAGCGGAGCTTCTCTCTGAGTGCCCGGATCCACCAGGTACTCAGCAAACTCTTGGAACTTCACGTCGGCGCCGCTCTGCAGCGCCTCAGTTGTTGCATTCTTGCGGTACCGCCTCACAATCTTCGTCCCATAGCGTTTGTGAAATGAGGTGTTGTATCGGAGCGTGAATTTGTTACGGTAGGCTGACACCAACCGCTCGAAGGGCTCGCGCACGAAGAGAAACTTGAGATAGCTCTTGAGCCGGTGGTTGATGTCGGGAATGCTGTACTGGTTGAGGGTTTTGAGGTTGGAGGGCACGTGGGCCTCATTGGACGGGATCTCCATGGGGTCGCTGTACTTGCCCCGGCCGCTCAGCACCATCATGACCCGCTTCCAGTTGGTGCAGGCCACCTTGGGGACGTAGCAGTAGATGAGCTCATGCTCCTCGTCCACCACAAGGTGCTTGAGGTCGCTGGGGGTCAGGACACGTCGCTTGCGGCTAGACGCGCTATAGGCACGACATGTGTCCGCCACCTTATCCCGCCGGGCCTGATGCAACACTGCCGCCACAGAAAACT
Coding sequences within:
- the chst11 gene encoding carbohydrate sulfotransferase 11 isoform X1, with protein sequence MKQMLLDLMRMSRICRMVLATCLGSFILVIFYFQSMFQPVMRRNPFAAEGCCRKGSRNALQELYNPTQAEFSVAAVLHQARRDKVADTCRAYSASSRKRRVLTPSDLKHLVVDEEHELIYCYVPKVACTNWKRVMMVLSGRGKYSDPMEIPSNEAHVPSNLKTLNQYSIPDINHRLKSYLKFLFVREPFERLVSAYRNKFTLRYNTSFHKRYGTKIVRRYRKNATTEALQSGADVKFQEFAEYLVDPGTQREAPLNEHWQTVYSLCHPCHIHYDLVGKYETLEEDANYVLKLAGVGDSLRFPSFAKSTRTTDQMAAMFFNNISSQQQGQLYQLYKLDFLMFNYSIPSYLKLQ
- the chst11 gene encoding carbohydrate sulfotransferase 11 isoform X2 — protein: MKQMLLDLMRMSRICRMVLATCLGSFILVIFYFQIMRRNPFAAEGCCRKGSRNALQELYNPTQAEFSVAAVLHQARRDKVADTCRAYSASSRKRRVLTPSDLKHLVVDEEHELIYCYVPKVACTNWKRVMMVLSGRGKYSDPMEIPSNEAHVPSNLKTLNQYSIPDINHRLKSYLKFLFVREPFERLVSAYRNKFTLRYNTSFHKRYGTKIVRRYRKNATTEALQSGADVKFQEFAEYLVDPGTQREAPLNEHWQTVYSLCHPCHIHYDLVGKYETLEEDANYVLKLAGVGDSLRFPSFAKSTRTTDQMAAMFFNNISSQQQGQLYQLYKLDFLMFNYSIPSYLKLQ